From one Misgurnus anguillicaudatus chromosome 2, ASM2758022v2, whole genome shotgun sequence genomic stretch:
- the LOC129442136 gene encoding neuropilin and tolloid-like protein 1, producing the protein MVPRVKLLIVVAGFINLGFSGAPTAPPKRPIVKNNSGVTPAGLCGTWVKETDGGLFTSPNYPEKYPPDRECTYIIEASPRQCIDLYFDEKYAIEPSWECKFDHIEVRDGPFSFSPIIGRYCGQESPTYVRSSGRYLWIKFVADGELEATGFSARYNFTQDPEFKDLGTPAPLPICDFEMNGPEGIVESVMVAKEGKALPSEAVDCRWFIRAPPGFKIYLRFLDYEMQNSNECKRNFVAVYDGSSSVEHLKNKFCSTVANDVMLTGSLGVIRMWADETSRRSRFRILFTTFNEPPCIGDSFFCHSNMCINHTLVCNGIQNCVYPWDENGCKEKRKTTILDNLDHTNIIIIGVTCGVVIILLTVSIVIQIKQPRKKYIIRRDEFDPTLLHEAFEPPHYELCTLRQPTTGDGDVLPEDFHKLQRTSSKCIHGHHCGSQVSSTRGSRSDLSLRDAATIFSEMQETAQPSLPLQATPTGHRNILIMKHSYSHDGAEEYDFDDELDDGPITSIGRAAMDRTVHRSISNDF; encoded by the exons ATGGTGCCGCGCGTCAAACTGCTCATAG TTGTTGCAGGTTTTATCAATCTTGGGTTTTCTGGAGCACCAACAGCACCCCCAAAGAGACCTATAG TTAAAAACAACTCAGGTGTAACACCAGCGGGTTTGTGTGGTACCTGGGTTAAAGAAACTGATGGTGGGCTTTTCACATCCCCTAACTATCCCGAGAAATATCCTCCTGACCGGGAATGCACATACATAATTGAAG CTTCTCCAAGGCAATGCATCGATCTGTATTTTGATGAGAAGTATGCTATTGAGCCATCGTGGGAGTGTAAGTTTGACCACATCGAGGTTCGGGATGGCCCATTCAGCTTTTCTCCTATCATTGGCCGGTACTGTGGACAAGAGAGCCCAACCTATGTTAGGTCTAGTGGACGATACCTCTGGATCAAATTTGTGGCAGATGGTGAACTAGAGGCCACTGGATTTTCAGCTCGATATAATTTCACACAAG ATCCTGAATTTAAAGACCTTGGAACTCCAGCACCTCTTCCAA TTTGTGATTTTGAAATGAATGGACCTGAGGGTATCGTGGAGTCTGTAATGGTTGCAAAAGAGGGGAAGGCATTGCCATCAGAGGCTGTGGACTGTAGGTGGTTCATAAGAGCTCCTCCTGGCTTTAAG ATCTACTTGCGCTTCCTGGATTACGAGATGCAAAACTCGAATGAGTGCAAGCGAAACTTTGTGGCAGTGTATGATGGGAGCAGCTCTGTGGAGCACCTAAAGAATAAATTCTGTAGCACGGTGGCCAATGACGTGATGCTGACGGGCTCATTAGGTGTGATTCGCATGTGGGCCGATGAAACCAGCCGCAGGAGTCGATTCCGAATCCTCTTCACCACCTTCAATGAGC CTCCATGTATAGGCGATTCGTTCTTCTGTCATAGCAACATGTGCATTAACCACACGCTGGTGTGTAATGGTATCCAAAATTGTGTCTATCCATGGGACGAAAATGGATGCAAAG AGAAAAGAAAAACCACTATCTTGGACAACCTTGACCATACCAACATAATCATTATCGGCGTGACCTGTGGAGTGGTGATCATCCTGCTTACCGTGTCAATAGTCATTCAAATAAAACAACCACGCAAGAAGTACATCATTCGCAGAGACGAATTTGACCCCACTTTGCTGCATGAGGCCTTCGAACCCCCGCACTATGAGCTGTGCACATTACGGCAGCCGACCACAGGTGACGGAGACGTTCTACCAGAAGACTTTCACAAACTGCagcgaacttcttccaaatgcATCCACGGCCATCACTGCGGTTCCCAGGTGTCCAGCACCCGAGGCAGCCGCAGTGACCTCAGCTTGCGAGACGCTGCCACAATTTTCTCAGAGATGCAAGAAACTGCGCAACCATCCCTCCCTCTGCAAGCTACTCCCACTGGCCACAGGAATATTCTTATAATGAAGCACAGCTACTCACATGATGGGGCTGAAGAGTATGACTTTGATGATGAACTGGATGATGGACCCATTACCAGCATTGGGCGAGCAGCAATGGACAGAACTGTACATCGGTCCATATCCAATGACTTTTGA
- the cbln2a gene encoding cerebellin-2a, translating into MLRASEAGSLAVLASTLLLGCAVAHSLGQNDTEPVVLEGKCLVVCDSNPSADGGVTSSFGISVRAAGAKVAFSAVRGTNHEPSEMSNKSMTIYFDQVLVNIGNHFDLKASVFQAPRRGIYSFSFHVVKVYNRQTIQVNLMHNEYPIISAFAGDQDVTREAASNGVLLHLEREDRLYLKLERGNLMGGWKYSTFSGFLVFPL; encoded by the exons ATGTTGAGAGCCAGTGAAGCGGGCTCGTTGGCCGTGCTGGCCTCCACTCTTCTTTTGGGATGCGCAGTGGCGCACTCCCTCGGACAGAATGACACCGAACCTGTTGTTCTGGAAGGAAAGTGTTTAGTTGTGTGTGACTCGAACCCGTCCGCCGATGGTGGGGTGACCTCGTCGTTTGGGATATCCGTCAGAGCTGCCGGTGCCAAAGTGGCTTTCTCTGCTGTCAGAGGAACTAACCATGAACCGTCCGAAATGAGTAATAAGTCAATGACAATCTACTTTGATCAG GTGTTAGTGAACATTGGAAATCATTTCGATCTCAAGGCGAGTGTCTTTCAAGCTCCGCGGCGAGGCATTTACAGCTTCAGTTTTCATGTGGTGAAGGTCTACAACCGACAGACCATTCAG GTCAATTTGATGCACAATGAATACCCGATAATATCTGCGTTTGCCGGTGATCAGGATGTCACGCGGGAGGCTGCGAGTAACGGGGTCCTGCTTCACCTGGAGCGCGAGGACAGACTCTATCTCAAACTAGAGAGAGGAAACCTCATGGGCGGCTGGAAATACTCCACTTTCTCTGGCTTCCTTGTTTTCCCTCTCTAA
- the atpsckmt gene encoding ATP synthase subunit C lysine N-methyltransferase, with the protein MSDIDIQSSPSTETNKPGSGDNGAFKKRLGIIATCVVGGSLVALYAVTGPFVAPALRKVCLPFVPATTTQIQNVIKALQSRSGSLVDIGSGDGRIVIAAAKRGFKAVGFELNPWLVLYSRYKAWREGVHHSTSFHISDLWKVSFSEYSNVVIFGVPQMMEQLEVKLQTELQGSAKVVACRFPFPTWTPDEVAGEGIDTVWIYDAKTFKTPIRNDKHIERNDMS; encoded by the exons ATGTCTGACATTGACATACAGTCAAGTCCTTCAACAGAGACAAATAAGCCTGGATCAGGTGACAACGGTGCTTTTAAAAAACGACTTGGTATTATTGCAACTTGTGTCGTCGGAGGGTCATTGGTTGCGTTGTATGCAGTGACTGGACCGTTTGTTGCACCGGCATTAAGAAAAGTTTGTCTTCCGTTCGTTCCTGCAACCACAACACAAATTCAAAACGTCATTAAGGCTTTGCAAAGCCGATCGGGCTCTCTGGTTGATATAGGCAGCGGAGATGGACGAATA GTTATAGCTGCTGCAAAAAGGGGCTTTAAAGCAGTTGGCTTTGAGCTGAACCCATGGCTGGTCTTGTATTCCCGTTATAAAGCCTGGAGGGAAGGTGTTCATCACAGCACATCTTTTCATATTTCAGACCTATGGAAG GTCAGTTTTTCAGAATACTCGAATGTTGTCATTTTTGGAGTTCCTCAAATG ATGGAACAGCTTGAAGTCAAGCTACAAACGGAGCTACAGGGTTCAGCTAAAGTGGTAGCTTGTCGCTTTCCTTTTCCAACTTGGACTCCTGATGAGGTAGCTGGTGAGGGAATTGACACGGTGTGGATTTACGATGCCAAGACATTCAAAACTCCCATCAGGAACGATAAACACATTGAAAGAAACGACATGTCATAA